One Dermacentor andersoni chromosome 6, qqDerAnde1_hic_scaffold, whole genome shotgun sequence genomic window carries:
- the LOC126521703 gene encoding frizzled-10-B-like: protein MSHCEFQGVGKRTAERDARAYSRTTSPTPPPPATAQPCRLLTSSAALTAGCSFADRAPHGLHTRARTRHASSAAALDGTLLTSPHPWPQVCASLPRDECVSGMMTRRPRRLLLALLVLFVYTAADAQRMQFDQGRRSKCERITIPMCQDMPYNLTRMPNLMGHTDQSQAAIQVHEFVPLVEIGCSKHLKFFLCSLYAPMCTEQVDTPIPSCQSICEEVKSKCLPLLAQFNFNWPQALNCSRLPVPEKNGLCMEFPPGADERYSKYLLEKPEPSKLSPHSKLLNLPLPHAFPPLKKFQNGRFFDTFSTEASAGGRSSKNCPETMVDLPGRNVDRCIPRCGSDFLFTRNDKNFAEIWMGIWAAVCFMATIFTVSTFWINPTRFRYPERPIIFLSLCCCFSSVAYLFRIFAGSEFVSCNKSEGVESHLIVEGIDRWGCIVVFLLLYYFGMAAAFWWLVLTLSWYLAAGKQWGHEAIESLASYFHLMCWAVPGVLSIVVLALRHVDGDELTGLCFVGNQSRDALLSFVIAPLGFVLSLGGLLILLGFVSLLRIRRLMKEGGRNTSKLERLMVRIGLFSVLSTVPALTLLACLLYEYHQMPAWKARATANVDECLAKRGDASAPCRLQDSIPLEEVFMLKIFMSLLVGITTGVWIWSNKTWTAWGKLCGSRFGRRASRGSRVQYTKPPLPASLPTPQHHHQFHPLNTSSVGRTKSHSHRKALTHVTMV, encoded by the coding sequence ATGAGTCACTGCGAATTTCAAGGGGTCGGGAAAAGAACCGCGGAACGAGACGCACGTGCCTATTCACGGACTACATCTCCAACTCCTCCGCCGCCGGCTACGGCTCAGCCGTGCCGGTTGCTTACTTCAAGTGCGGCGCTCACCGCAGGATGCTCATTCGCAGATCGCGCTCCGCACGGATTACACACTCGCGCTCGTACGCGACATGCCAGCTCGGCTGCAGCACTTGACGGAACGTTGCTGACGTCTCCTCATCCGTGGCCCCAAGTGTGCGCGAGTTTACCGCGGGACGAGTGTGTTTCAGGCATGATGACCCGGAGGCCCCGGCGACTCTTGCTCGCGCTGCTCGTGTTGTTCGTCTACACCGCGGCGGACGCCCAGCGCATGCAGTTCGACCAGGGACGGCGCAGCAAATGTGAGCGCATCACCATTCCCATGTGCCAGGACATGCCGTACAACTTGACGCGCATGCCAAACCTCATGGGACACACGGATCAGAGCCAGGCGGCCATACAGGTGCACGAGTTTGTGCCACTCGTCGAAATCGGCTGCTCCAAGCATCTCAAGTTCTTCCTGTGCTCCCTCTACGCTCCGATGTGCACGGAGCAGGTGGACACGCCGATACCGTCTTGTCAGTCCATCTGCGAAGAGGTGAAGTCCAAGTGCCTACCCCTGCTGGCGCAGTTCAACTTCAACTGGCCTCAGGCACTAAACTGCAGCAGACTTCCTGTGCCTGAAAAGAACGGCTTGTGCATGGAATTCCCGCCCGGTGCCGACGAGCGCTACTCCAAATATCTGCTTGAGAAACCAGAGCCCAGCAAACTGTCCCCGCACAGCAAGCTGCTGAACTTGCCGTTGCCTCACGCTTTTCCGCCCCTCAAGAAGTTTCAGAATGGGCGCTTCTTCGACACCTTCTCCACCGAGGCCTCAGCTGGAGGTCGTTCCTCCAAGAATTGCCCCGAAACGATGGTCGACCTGCCGGGCCGAAACGTAGACCGGTGCATCCCGCGTTGCGGCTCGGACTTTCTCTTCACTCGCAACGACAAGAACTTCGCCGAGATCTGGATGGGCATCTGGGCCGCCGTGTGCTTCATGGCGACCATCTTCACCGTGTCCACCTTCTGGATCAACCCGACTCGATTCCGCTACCCCGAGCGCCCCATTATATTCCTGAGCCTATGCTGCTGCTTCAGCAGCGTCGCCTACCTGTTCCGCATCTTTGCCGGCTCCGAGTTCGTCTCGTGCAACAAGTCGGAAGGCGTCGAGTCTCACCTCATCGTCGAAGGCATCGACCGCTGGGGCTGCATCGTGGTTTTCCTGCTCCTCTACTACTTCGGCATGGCCGCGGCCTTCTGGTGGCTCGTGCTCACGCTTTCGTGGTACCTGGCTGCGGGCAAGCAGTGGGGCCACGAGGCCATCGAGTCGCTGGCGAGCTACTTCCACCTCATGTGCTGGGCCGTTCCGGGAGTGCTCAGCATTGTCGTCCTGGCGCTGCGACACGTGGACGGCGACGAGCTGACCGGCCTGTGCTTCGTGGGCAACCAGAGCCGCGACGCGCTGCTCAGCTTCGTCATCGCGCCCCTGGGGTTCGTGCTCAGCCTGGGCGGCCTGCTCATCCTGCTGGGCTTCGTGTCGCTGCTCAGGATACGCCGGCTCATGAAGGAAGGGGGCCGCAACACGAGCAAGCTCGAGCGGCTCATGGTTCGCATCGGGCTCTTCTCCGTGCTGTCGACGGTGCCCGCGCTGACGCTGCTGGCGTGCCTGCTGTACGAGTATCACCAGATGCCGGCGTGGAAGGCCCGCGCCACGGCCAACGTCGACGAGTGTCTCGCCAAGCGCGGCGACGCCTCGGCGCCCTGCAGGCTGCAGGACAGCATTCCGCTGGAAGAGGTCTTCATGCTCAAGATCTTCATGTCGCTCCTCGTGGGCATCACCACGGGCGTGTGGATCTGGAGCAACAAGACGTGGACAGCGTGGGGCAAGCTGTGCGGGTCGCGGTTCGGTCGCCGCGCGTCTCGCGGCAGCAGGGTGCAGTACACCAAGCCTCCGCTGCCGGCCAGCTTGCCGACGCCGCAGCATCACCACCAGTTCCACCCGCTGAACACATCTTCCGTGGGAAGGACTAAGAGCCACTCGCACAGAAAAGCGCTGACTCATGTGACAATGGTGTGA